The Pantoea vagans genome includes a window with the following:
- a CDS encoding metal ABC transporter permease: MTLIQPFIEFGFMRRALVACVALALSATPLGVFLSLRRMSLVGDALSHAVLPGAAIGYLVSGLSLVAMGIGGLIAGLAVALLSGAVSRYTPLKEDASFSGFYLGSLALGVTLVSLRGSSVDLLHVLFGSLLAVDNAAILLVGGIAAFTLLMLAVIFRPLVIDAFDPDFLRAQGKWSAPVVHGIFLMLVVLNLVAGFQVLGTLMSVGLMMLPATSARFWSRHLACMLGIAMLLAMVAALVGLILSWHFSLPAGPAVVLSAAVLFLLSVLTGPCGGLLRRR, from the coding sequence GTGACCTTGATTCAACCCTTTATCGAATTTGGTTTTATGCGCCGCGCCCTGGTGGCCTGTGTGGCTTTAGCGCTGAGCGCCACACCGCTCGGCGTCTTTCTTTCATTGCGTCGCATGAGTCTAGTGGGGGATGCGCTATCCCATGCGGTGTTACCCGGCGCGGCGATTGGCTACCTGGTGTCTGGATTATCGCTGGTGGCGATGGGCATCGGTGGACTGATTGCTGGCCTGGCGGTGGCGCTGCTCTCTGGCGCCGTCAGCCGCTATACCCCGCTGAAAGAGGATGCCAGCTTCTCGGGCTTCTATCTCGGCTCGCTGGCCTTGGGCGTCACGCTGGTTTCGCTGCGCGGCTCAAGCGTCGATCTGCTGCACGTGCTGTTTGGTTCGCTGCTGGCGGTCGACAACGCGGCCATCTTATTGGTTGGAGGTATTGCGGCTTTCACCTTACTGATGCTGGCCGTGATTTTTCGTCCGCTGGTGATCGACGCCTTCGATCCTGATTTCCTGCGCGCGCAGGGCAAGTGGAGCGCGCCTGTGGTGCACGGCATCTTTCTGATGCTGGTGGTGCTCAATCTTGTGGCCGGTTTTCAGGTGCTCGGCACGCTGATGTCAGTGGGCTTGATGATGTTACCCGCAACCAGCGCCCGTTTCTGGAGTCGTCATCTGGCCTGCATGCTCGGTATCGCCATGCTGCTGGCGATGGTCGCCGCGCTGGTGGGACTGATCCTTTCCTGGCACTTCTCGCTGCCCGCCGGACCCGCGGTGGTGCTGAGTGCGGCCGTACTGTTTTTGCTTTCTGTTTTGACAGGACCATGTGGTGGCCTGCTGCGCCGCCGATAA
- a CDS encoding metal ABC transporter ATP-binding protein has protein sequence MMHFNRLQAGYQGQAVTPVVTGELAAGSMTALVGANGTGKSTLLKTIAGLLPPVAGTCEVQVPRKALGWLPQRSELETRFPLTVYELVAMGCWPRCGWFGGINRALRLEIDAALDAVMMREFADAQPSTLSGGQLQRVLFARLMLQQSKVWLLDEPFNGIDTQTVALLMSILEQQQKLGTTLLVVLHDRPLVARHFNDVLSLDDATSAQTPLLRRVAS, from the coding sequence ATGATGCATTTCAACCGATTGCAGGCTGGCTACCAAGGTCAGGCCGTGACGCCGGTGGTGACCGGCGAACTGGCAGCGGGCAGTATGACGGCGCTGGTGGGTGCCAATGGCACTGGAAAATCCACGCTATTAAAAACCATTGCGGGTCTGTTGCCGCCGGTTGCTGGCACCTGTGAAGTTCAGGTTCCGCGCAAAGCATTGGGTTGGTTGCCGCAGCGCAGCGAATTAGAAACGCGTTTTCCTCTCACCGTCTATGAGTTAGTGGCGATGGGCTGCTGGCCGCGCTGTGGTTGGTTCGGCGGCATCAACCGTGCTTTGCGCCTGGAAATCGATGCCGCGCTGGATGCGGTGATGATGCGTGAGTTTGCCGATGCTCAGCCCTCGACGCTTTCTGGCGGTCAGTTGCAGCGCGTACTGTTCGCCCGTTTGATGTTGCAGCAGAGCAAAGTCTGGCTGCTGGATGAGCCTTTTAATGGCATTGATACGCAGACCGTGGCGTTACTGATGTCCATCCTCGAACAGCAACAGAAACTCGGCACGACCTTGCTGGTGGTGCTGCACGACCGCCCATTAGTGGCGCGCCATTTTAACGATGTGTTGTCGCTCGACGATGCAACCTCCGCTCAAACTCCACTGCTGCGTAGGGTGGCTTCGTGA
- the tomB gene encoding Hha toxicity modulator TomB, translated as MDEYSPKRHDIAQLKFLCENLFDESMATLTDSHHGWVNDPTSESNLQLNDLIEHIASFTMNYKIKHVEDEALITQIDEYLDDTFMLFSSYGINTQDLQRWQRSARRLFNLFAEECAFLQQPSHSF; from the coding sequence ATGGACGAATACTCACCAAAACGGCATGATATTGCCCAGCTTAAATTCCTGTGTGAGAACCTGTTTGACGAAAGTATGGCGACCCTAACCGACAGCCACCACGGCTGGGTTAATGATCCTACTTCGGAGAGCAATTTACAGCTCAACGATTTGATTGAGCATATCGCGTCTTTCACGATGAATTACAAAATTAAGCACGTTGAAGATGAAGCGCTGATTACGCAAATCGATGAATATCTTGACGATACCTTTATGCTGTTTAGTAGTTATGGAATCAATACTCAGGATCTTCAACGGTGGCAACGTTCAGCAAGACGCTTATTTAATCTGTTTGCCGAAGAGTGCGCTTTTCTCCAACAACCCAGCCATTCCTTTTAG
- a CDS encoding HHA domain-containing protein has translation MSNQALTKTDYLMRLRRCRSIDTLERVIEKNKYELSDNELAVFYSAADHRLAELTMNKLYDKVPVSVWKFVR, from the coding sequence ATGAGCAACCAAGCCTTAACCAAAACAGATTATTTGATGCGACTTCGCCGTTGTCGCTCAATCGACACCCTCGAACGGGTGATCGAAAAAAACAAGTACGAATTATCTGACAATGAACTCGCGGTATTTTATTCAGCAGCCGATCATCGTTTAGCCGAGCTGACCATGAATAAGCTTTACGATAAAGTGCCGGTCTCTGTCTGGAAGTTCGTCCGCTAA
- a CDS encoding MGMT family protein, with amino-acid sequence MSDTSNFSERVWQIIAAIPEGKVATYGDIALLAGSPRAARQVGGVLRRLPKGSKLPWFRVINRYGRISLQGDDLFRQRDALEAEGIEVSDAGEIELGKYRWKY; translated from the coding sequence ATGAGCGATACAAGCAATTTTTCTGAACGCGTCTGGCAAATCATCGCCGCAATTCCTGAAGGCAAAGTCGCGACTTATGGGGATATCGCGCTATTGGCAGGTTCCCCGCGTGCCGCACGACAAGTCGGAGGCGTGCTCCGCCGTTTGCCCAAGGGCAGCAAATTGCCCTGGTTCCGGGTGATTAATCGCTACGGCCGTATTTCCCTGCAGGGCGATGATTTGTTCCGTCAACGTGATGCATTAGAAGCCGAAGGCATTGAAGTCAGCGATGCGGGTGAAATCGAGCTGGGTAAGTATCGTTGGAAGTATTAA
- a CDS encoding YbaY family lipoprotein, with protein sequence MKLWHVISGITLAAAITGCADHSKPVATPTLGSAVAGQQAAIAQPNVSGSVYIRQRIALPPDAVLTVTLSDASLADAPSKVLAQHVVRTEGKQAPFQFVLPFNPADIQPNARILLSAAIAIDGKLAFITDTVKPVINQGGTKAELLLVPVTNMAMQTQPGAATTVPSTSPTQVVPSASVPAPTSM encoded by the coding sequence ATGAAACTCTGGCATGTTATTAGCGGCATTACCCTGGCTGCAGCAATCACGGGCTGTGCCGATCACAGTAAGCCAGTAGCGACCCCAACACTGGGCTCCGCCGTTGCGGGACAGCAGGCCGCCATTGCGCAGCCTAACGTTAGTGGTTCGGTGTATATTCGCCAACGTATTGCGCTGCCGCCGGATGCGGTGCTGACGGTGACGCTGTCTGATGCATCACTGGCTGACGCGCCATCGAAAGTGTTGGCACAGCATGTGGTGCGTACTGAGGGGAAACAGGCGCCATTCCAGTTCGTGCTGCCATTTAATCCGGCAGATATTCAGCCGAACGCACGCATTCTGCTGAGTGCGGCCATCGCCATTGACGGCAAGCTGGCATTTATCACGGACACCGTGAAGCCGGTGATTAATCAGGGCGGGACTAAAGCAGAGCTGTTGCTGGTGCCAGTGACCAATATGGCGATGCAGACGCAGCCTGGCGCGGCAACCACAGTGCCATCCACGTCGCCGACGCAGGTGGTGCCTTCAGCATCGGTGCCTGCGCCAACCAGTATGTAA